The following are from one region of the Leptospira kirschneri serovar Cynopteri str. 3522 CT genome:
- a CDS encoding proline--tRNA ligase: MKASKYILPTEKENPADAVVASHRLMIRAGLVRKSSAGLYFYLPLGLKVLKKIEQIVREEMNSTGALEFDLPILTPSDFWEQSGRWSAMGKEMFRIQDRHDLSYALGPTHEESFSFLLKPLLKSYKDLPVNVYQIQTKFRDEIRPRFGVIRSREFIMKDAYSFHIDDSSLDDTYQAMRAAYRKIFDRCGLKTIPVQADSGSMGGSASEEFMVVSPIGEETLLLCNSCGYSSNSEKTPFIFKKENISPKLKDKKEISTPGKKTISEVSALLGVSESETIKAVALKSEKKKILVFIRGDLELNLHKLHSLLKIADSEPMTDSEVRELGLVPGFISPIAPNDKIKVLYDRSLQKDFPYVVGSSKEDFHTQGFILEKEISGLPEFADVALAREGDLCPNCSSSLKAEKGIEVGHIFKLGDKYTKAFGIQVLDQNGKSRTLTMGCYGIGVNRTMATVIEQCNDEKGIFWPISIAPFEVALVSITKGEDQYSKIEEFYNVLMNEGIEVFWDDRDLGPGFKLKDSELIGFPIRITIGKKFFENGEISIYNRKKDQEDSFVFSGFDDLVARVESMRQELFTELR, translated from the coding sequence ATGAAAGCATCGAAATATATTCTTCCCACAGAAAAAGAAAATCCTGCGGACGCGGTTGTTGCGTCCCATCGTTTGATGATCCGTGCCGGTTTGGTTCGTAAGTCTTCTGCCGGTCTTTATTTTTATCTTCCTTTGGGTCTGAAGGTTTTGAAAAAAATAGAACAGATCGTTCGTGAAGAAATGAATTCTACTGGGGCTTTGGAATTTGATCTTCCGATTTTAACTCCTTCTGATTTTTGGGAACAAAGTGGAAGATGGTCTGCGATGGGTAAAGAGATGTTTCGTATCCAAGACAGACACGATCTTTCTTATGCCCTTGGTCCCACACACGAAGAATCTTTTAGTTTTTTATTAAAACCTCTTTTGAAGTCTTATAAAGATCTTCCGGTGAACGTATATCAGATTCAAACTAAATTTAGAGACGAGATCCGTCCCCGTTTTGGTGTAATTCGTTCCAGAGAGTTTATTATGAAAGATGCATATTCTTTTCATATCGATGACTCTTCTCTGGATGATACGTATCAGGCGATGAGAGCCGCTTACAGAAAAATTTTCGATCGCTGTGGTCTGAAAACCATTCCGGTTCAAGCGGATTCGGGTAGTATGGGTGGTTCTGCGTCGGAAGAGTTTATGGTGGTTTCTCCGATTGGAGAAGAAACATTACTTTTATGTAATTCTTGCGGTTATAGTTCCAACAGCGAAAAAACTCCTTTTATATTCAAAAAAGAGAATATTTCTCCGAAACTCAAGGATAAAAAAGAAATTTCCACTCCTGGTAAAAAGACGATTTCGGAAGTAAGCGCTTTGTTAGGTGTTTCCGAATCAGAGACGATCAAGGCGGTCGCTCTCAAATCGGAGAAAAAAAAGATTCTCGTTTTTATCAGAGGTGATTTGGAACTTAATCTTCATAAACTTCATTCTCTCTTAAAAATTGCGGATTCGGAACCGATGACAGACTCGGAAGTCCGCGAACTTGGTTTGGTTCCTGGTTTTATTTCTCCGATTGCACCTAACGATAAAATTAAGGTGTTATACGATCGTTCCTTACAAAAAGATTTTCCTTATGTGGTCGGTTCGTCCAAAGAAGATTTTCACACTCAAGGTTTTATTTTGGAAAAGGAAATTTCGGGTCTTCCTGAATTCGCTGATGTTGCATTAGCAAGAGAAGGAGATCTTTGTCCCAACTGTAGTTCTTCCCTAAAAGCGGAAAAAGGGATTGAAGTAGGACATATTTTCAAACTAGGAGATAAATATACAAAAGCTTTTGGTATCCAGGTTTTGGATCAAAATGGTAAATCTAGAACTCTTACAATGGGTTGTTACGGTATCGGAGTCAATCGCACGATGGCTACTGTCATTGAACAGTGTAACGACGAGAAAGGTATTTTTTGGCCGATCAGCATTGCTCCGTTTGAAGTCGCTCTGGTGAGTATTACCAAAGGAGAGGATCAGTATTCTAAAATAGAAGAATTTTATAATGTTCTAATGAATGAGGGAATTGAAGTTTTTTGGGACGATCGGGATCTTGGTCCTGGTTTTAAACTTAAAGATTCCGAATTGATTGGTTTTCCGATTCGAATTACCATCGGTAAAAAGTTCTTTGAAAACGGAGAGATTTCTATCTACAATCGTAAGAAGGATCAAGAAGATTCCTTTGTTTTTTCCGGTTTTGATGATCTGGTTGCAAGAGTGGAATCTATGCGCCAAGAACTCTTTACGGAATTGAGGTAG
- a CDS encoding DUF1564 family protein — protein sequence MILARTVSVMRNSSLKSDFALCSIRKSGNLCSFLIPENLVRSSRLHPKMLRKTLHFLLSNWDETLIRKRFLGKRLVYARYQEKNLNLQKMNFRPFEEDWCKLGILAWGLGISRCLLFSLLLEWTENEGVPSKTKSNGDPTYLVITRKLLFPRKLLQSQIQLVRTHPSQIHFN from the coding sequence TTGATTCTTGCAAGAACCGTTTCGGTTATGAGGAATTCTTCTTTAAAGTCCGATTTTGCTCTCTGCTCTATCCGTAAATCTGGTAATCTTTGTTCGTTCTTAATTCCGGAAAATTTGGTCCGGTCTTCTCGTCTCCATCCTAAAATGCTCAGAAAAACTCTCCATTTTCTTTTGTCCAACTGGGATGAAACTTTGATTCGGAAACGCTTTTTGGGAAAGAGGCTGGTTTATGCTAGGTATCAAGAGAAAAATCTTAATCTACAAAAAATGAATTTTCGTCCTTTTGAAGAAGATTGGTGTAAATTAGGAATCCTTGCCTGGGGCTTAGGAATATCCCGTTGTCTTTTATTTTCCCTTCTTTTAGAATGGACTGAAAACGAGGGAGTCCCCAGTAAGACAAAATCCAATGGAGATCCAACATATTTAGTTATCACAAGAAAATTACTGTTTCCACGGAAACTTTTACAGAGCCAAATTCAACTCGTAAGGACGCATCCAAGCCAAATCCACTTCAACTAA
- the trpB gene encoding tryptophan synthase subunit beta translates to MGKENQQGYFGEFGGRYSPEILHDALVELETTYKKLKKNKHFKKELEYYRKNYIGRPSPLTYAERLSKVWGGAKIWLKREDLNHTGAHKINNTIGQVLIAKAMGKTRIIAETGAGQHGVATATVGAMFQMETVVYMGEEDLRRQELNAIRMRMLGAKVVGVSSGTATLKDATSEAMRDWALNVSNTHYIVGSSIGPHPFPTIVRDFQSVIGIESRKQFKKTNGKLPNAVIACVGGGSNAIGMFYGFIQDKKVKLFGIEAGGYSSNPGSHSATIQFGRTGFLHGTKTLVIQDDFGQIVPAHSVSAGLDYPGVGPEHAYFHKSGRVSYVSVDDEGALDAFIEVCRIEGIIPALETAHAFRYAKDLAKSMSKKENILICLSGRGDKDVAEVSRLRKGEFI, encoded by the coding sequence ATGGGAAAAGAAAATCAACAAGGCTACTTTGGAGAATTTGGCGGTCGTTATTCTCCTGAAATTCTTCATGATGCTCTTGTCGAACTTGAAACGACTTACAAAAAACTCAAGAAGAACAAACACTTTAAAAAAGAACTCGAATACTACCGTAAGAATTATATCGGTCGTCCTTCTCCTCTTACTTATGCTGAACGTCTTTCTAAGGTTTGGGGCGGCGCTAAGATCTGGCTTAAACGGGAAGACTTAAATCATACAGGAGCGCATAAGATCAATAATACGATCGGCCAGGTTTTGATCGCTAAGGCTATGGGTAAGACTAGAATCATTGCGGAAACCGGAGCCGGTCAACACGGCGTTGCAACTGCAACCGTAGGTGCTATGTTCCAGATGGAAACCGTTGTTTATATGGGAGAAGAAGATTTAAGACGTCAGGAACTCAATGCGATCCGGATGAGAATGTTAGGTGCCAAAGTCGTAGGTGTTTCCAGTGGCACGGCAACTCTCAAAGACGCTACTAGTGAAGCGATGAGAGACTGGGCATTAAATGTTTCTAATACTCATTATATCGTGGGTTCTTCGATTGGCCCACATCCGTTTCCTACGATTGTCAGAGACTTCCAATCTGTGATCGGTATTGAATCTAGAAAACAATTTAAAAAGACAAATGGTAAACTTCCAAACGCAGTGATTGCTTGTGTTGGAGGCGGCTCGAACGCGATCGGTATGTTTTATGGTTTTATTCAGGATAAAAAAGTTAAACTTTTTGGTATAGAAGCCGGCGGTTATTCTTCTAATCCAGGTTCTCATTCTGCCACCATTCAATTTGGTAGAACCGGTTTTTTACACGGTACTAAAACTTTAGTTATCCAAGATGATTTTGGACAGATCGTTCCCGCTCATTCCGTTTCTGCTGGGTTAGATTATCCTGGTGTTGGTCCGGAACACGCTTATTTTCACAAAAGTGGTAGAGTCTCATACGTTAGCGTGGACGACGAAGGAGCGTTAGACGCTTTTATTGAAGTCTGTAGGATTGAAGGAATTATTCCTGCTTTGGAAACTGCGCATGCGTTTCGTTATGCGAAAGACTTGGCTAAATCGATGAGTAAAAAAGAGAATATTCTGATTTGTCTTTCCGGTAGAGGTGACAAGGACGTGGCAGAGGTTTCTAGACTTAGAAAAGGAGAATTTATTTGA
- the trpA gene encoding tryptophan synthase subunit alpha produces MNSISSVFSSEQSVFIPYISLGDPDYDSCVTWADALIRGGAGILELGIPFTDPVADGPVIQKAFKRSLAHPFSMDKILDVTSEIHKLHPQIPLVYLTYFNPLFSMGLESFTERAKNSGIQGLIIPDLPFDTPEAEEFFSQLERKKIDFIHLVTPATTEDRIRSMKSLASGFIYYVTSYGVTGERGSIASGLEDRIRLVRKIVGLPVCAGFGISTSVQSKIISVYADGVIIGSAVQRIIEENGSDRNNCADKLLAYASEIRASMR; encoded by the coding sequence TTGAACTCCATTTCTTCCGTTTTTTCTTCGGAGCAAAGTGTTTTTATCCCTTACATCTCTTTGGGTGATCCGGATTATGATTCCTGCGTTACTTGGGCGGATGCTTTGATTCGAGGTGGCGCCGGAATTTTAGAATTGGGAATTCCGTTTACCGATCCAGTCGCCGACGGTCCAGTAATTCAAAAAGCTTTTAAACGTTCCTTGGCTCATCCTTTTTCCATGGATAAAATTTTAGATGTTACTTCGGAAATTCATAAACTTCATCCTCAGATTCCCCTGGTCTATCTTACGTATTTTAATCCTTTATTCTCTATGGGTTTGGAATCCTTTACAGAAAGAGCTAAAAATTCTGGCATCCAAGGTCTAATCATTCCGGATCTTCCGTTTGATACCCCGGAAGCAGAGGAGTTTTTTTCGCAACTCGAAAGAAAGAAGATCGATTTTATACATCTTGTGACCCCTGCTACTACGGAAGATAGGATTCGTTCGATGAAATCTCTTGCGTCCGGTTTTATCTACTACGTGACTTCCTACGGCGTTACCGGGGAAAGAGGTTCGATTGCGTCTGGCTTGGAAGATAGGATTCGTTTGGTGCGTAAGATTGTCGGTCTTCCGGTTTGTGCTGGTTTTGGTATTTCTACTTCGGTTCAATCTAAAATCATTTCGGTTTATGCGGATGGCGTGATCATCGGTTCTGCCGTACAAAGGATCATTGAAGAAAACGGGTCCGATCGTAATAACTGTGCAGATAAACTTCTGGCCTACGCTTCTGAGATTCGTGCTTCGATGAGATAA
- the dxs gene encoding 1-deoxy-D-xylulose-5-phosphate synthase has translation MQQESTLLDRINYPAELRNIPLEQLPRVCKEVRNYIIDTLSGIGGHFASNLGVVELTVALHYVFETPKDRLVWDVGHQTYPHKILTGRKDKLKTVRKFNGLSGFPKREESPYDLYNTGHAGTSISQALGEAAARDLVKENYNVVAIIGDASIATGMALEAMNHAGHLKKDMIVILNDNYMSISKNVGSISNYLNNIITSHFYNHWKRVFYTFLKWLPIIGPATERFFKKVEKGFKDVLTPGGLFEDLGFGYIGPEDGHDVIRLVKMLEKVKKMKGPILLHIITQKGKGYDPAERDPIKYHGVTPFRKEDGAMDSGDTSKIAYSKIVGKMLTILTETNPRIAAITPAMIEGSGLKEYAEKYPEHLFDVGIAEQHSVAFAGAMTNGNIIPYMCIYSTFLTRAMDQLVQDVSLMNLPVRFVIDRAGCVGPDGETHQGLFDLGYLLGLPNMDVFVPSNGQDMIDALRWMEEYDKSPIAIRFPKSSVDLKTLDFYKKTELQPGTFRVLKRGVDVALISIGSMIDEAKKTSERLEKEGFSVTLIDLVWLRPLGEEAFNEELMNVRRFVILDESYIDSGVTGYLLNRMTRENLSKYVKTFGFPPEPIHHGERKEVFQKYKLDGESIAEQVAEVLRKNLIKP, from the coding sequence ATGCAACAGGAATCAACTCTGCTTGATAGAATTAACTATCCGGCCGAACTAAGAAACATACCACTGGAACAACTACCTCGAGTTTGTAAGGAGGTTAGAAATTATATCATCGATACACTTTCGGGGATTGGTGGGCATTTTGCGAGTAATCTGGGGGTTGTAGAACTCACGGTCGCCTTACACTACGTATTCGAAACTCCCAAAGATCGATTGGTTTGGGACGTAGGACATCAGACTTACCCGCATAAAATACTCACCGGAAGAAAAGACAAACTCAAGACTGTGCGGAAATTCAATGGGCTTTCCGGGTTTCCTAAAAGAGAAGAATCCCCGTACGATTTATACAATACCGGACACGCGGGAACTTCGATATCCCAGGCATTGGGAGAAGCCGCGGCTAGAGATCTAGTAAAAGAAAATTATAATGTAGTAGCCATCATAGGAGACGCGTCGATTGCCACAGGAATGGCTTTAGAAGCGATGAATCACGCGGGGCATTTGAAAAAGGACATGATCGTGATCTTAAACGATAATTATATGTCTATATCCAAAAACGTAGGGTCTATATCTAATTATCTTAACAACATCATAACGTCTCATTTTTACAATCATTGGAAGAGAGTATTTTATACTTTCTTAAAGTGGTTGCCGATCATCGGGCCCGCAACCGAAAGATTTTTTAAAAAAGTAGAAAAGGGATTTAAGGACGTATTAACTCCGGGTGGGCTGTTTGAGGATTTGGGATTTGGATATATAGGACCTGAAGACGGGCATGACGTGATACGACTCGTAAAGATGCTCGAAAAAGTTAAAAAGATGAAAGGCCCGATTTTATTGCATATCATCACACAAAAAGGAAAAGGATACGATCCGGCGGAGAGGGATCCAATTAAGTATCATGGAGTGACTCCGTTTCGAAAAGAAGACGGAGCGATGGATAGCGGAGATACATCTAAAATCGCATACAGTAAAATTGTGGGAAAGATGTTAACCATTTTAACGGAAACAAATCCTAGGATTGCAGCAATCACACCCGCGATGATAGAAGGAAGTGGGCTCAAGGAATATGCAGAAAAATATCCGGAACATCTATTTGATGTGGGAATTGCGGAACAACATTCGGTAGCGTTTGCGGGAGCGATGACGAACGGAAACATCATACCGTATATGTGTATCTATTCCACCTTTTTGACAAGGGCGATGGATCAACTAGTACAAGACGTATCTCTCATGAATCTACCAGTGCGGTTTGTGATAGATCGAGCAGGATGTGTAGGGCCGGACGGAGAAACTCACCAGGGACTTTTCGATTTAGGATATTTATTAGGACTTCCTAATATGGATGTATTTGTGCCGTCTAACGGACAAGATATGATAGATGCGTTACGATGGATGGAGGAATACGATAAGTCGCCGATTGCGATTCGATTTCCAAAATCGAGCGTAGATTTAAAAACGTTAGATTTTTATAAAAAGACGGAGTTACAACCTGGAACGTTTCGAGTATTAAAAAGAGGAGTGGACGTAGCCCTAATATCGATCGGCTCCATGATTGACGAAGCAAAAAAAACTTCTGAAAGATTAGAAAAAGAAGGGTTTAGTGTTACATTAATCGATCTGGTATGGTTGCGACCTCTTGGGGAGGAGGCGTTTAACGAAGAATTGATGAACGTTAGGCGTTTTGTAATATTAGACGAAAGTTATATAGACTCAGGAGTAACTGGGTATTTACTCAACCGAATGACACGGGAAAATTTATCAAAATACGTAAAAACATTTGGATTCCCACCGGAACCGATTCATCACGGAGAAAGAAAGGAAGTTTTCCAAAAGTATAAATTAGACGGGGAATCGATTGCGGAACAAGTAGCCGAGGTATTGAGGAAAAACTTAATCAAGCCTTAA
- a CDS encoding site-2 protease family protein yields the protein MLIMVLGAIFMLAISIFIHELGHLLCGMLVGVKARIFSIGYGRGIWKKKVGETTYQITAIPVGGYVLFKGDDYGGDVKGEPGELLSTPPLKRMIPVLGGPLFNLFLGFGILLILNFLGHNPPGNRIFIDPADQEFSAAYQSGLRTGDRILSIDGNKTEKFEDIVTNVGLSSGNSLKILGEREGKSMEWNVTPRIIYNPKRSSGIPTIGVEPFGERRVVATFSYPEQFQHWLSSRLDKSHEAENYYQERLKKAVEGRDIPTEVLLEKEKEEKENLLRSRALSYLNDGDVIQTVNGKTISTVGELQKILGEFQNRKVNIVVDRKSYPLVNPWSTEVVSVEVPVLGANILEFKNIRDRKYPELNLESYQFASYDPELGQKLLNLAVDGQTFPSFEELLAYVKTKNGNTVTVDMGNLKLEAEPKVRPIGLLGFRPNMKFNPEPMQRDLGFLESFAVAGKDVYENVETTLKGIGMLFSGILSVKDSLSGPVGIVSYAGISLEIGWETYLEFVARISIALMIMNLLPIPMADGGHIVLYAYEAITGRPLPGKVIESIFRIGFLFLLGLGLYVTFNDVMRIF from the coding sequence ATGTTGATCATGGTATTAGGCGCCATTTTTATGTTGGCGATTTCTATTTTTATACACGAGTTAGGTCATCTTCTTTGTGGTATGCTTGTAGGAGTTAAGGCTAGAATTTTTTCGATTGGTTACGGAAGAGGAATCTGGAAAAAAAAAGTAGGTGAAACTACTTATCAGATTACTGCGATTCCTGTCGGAGGATATGTTCTATTCAAAGGAGACGACTACGGCGGGGATGTAAAAGGAGAACCGGGAGAACTTCTTTCCACACCTCCTTTAAAACGAATGATTCCAGTTTTAGGCGGTCCGCTTTTTAATCTATTTCTTGGTTTTGGAATATTATTAATTTTGAATTTTCTAGGCCACAATCCTCCCGGAAACAGAATTTTTATCGATCCCGCAGATCAGGAATTCTCGGCGGCGTATCAATCTGGACTTCGAACGGGGGATAGAATCCTTTCCATAGACGGAAACAAAACCGAAAAGTTTGAGGACATAGTGACTAACGTTGGTTTGTCTTCGGGTAACTCTCTTAAAATTTTAGGAGAAAGGGAAGGAAAATCGATGGAATGGAACGTGACTCCTAGAATTATCTATAATCCGAAACGTTCTTCCGGAATTCCTACCATAGGAGTTGAACCTTTTGGTGAAAGAAGGGTAGTCGCTACCTTTAGTTATCCGGAACAGTTCCAACACTGGTTGTCTTCTCGTTTAGATAAATCTCACGAAGCCGAAAATTATTATCAAGAACGCCTGAAAAAAGCGGTGGAAGGTAGGGACATTCCCACCGAGGTTCTTTTGGAAAAAGAGAAAGAAGAAAAAGAAAATCTTCTGCGTTCTCGCGCTTTGAGTTATTTGAACGACGGAGACGTAATTCAAACTGTGAACGGTAAAACGATTTCTACTGTGGGAGAACTTCAAAAAATTTTGGGAGAATTCCAAAATCGAAAAGTGAATATAGTAGTCGATCGTAAGTCTTATCCGTTGGTCAATCCTTGGTCTACGGAGGTGGTCTCCGTGGAGGTTCCTGTTTTAGGCGCTAATATATTAGAGTTTAAGAATATTCGAGATCGCAAATATCCTGAGTTGAATTTGGAATCCTATCAGTTTGCAAGTTATGATCCGGAACTTGGTCAAAAACTTTTGAACCTTGCCGTGGACGGGCAGACCTTTCCGAGTTTCGAAGAACTTCTCGCGTATGTTAAAACGAAGAACGGAAATACGGTTACGGTCGATATGGGAAATCTTAAGTTAGAGGCCGAGCCTAAGGTTCGTCCAATCGGACTTTTGGGATTTAGGCCAAATATGAAATTCAATCCGGAACCTATGCAGAGAGATTTAGGTTTTTTAGAATCCTTTGCGGTTGCGGGTAAGGATGTTTATGAAAACGTTGAGACTACTCTTAAAGGAATTGGAATGTTGTTCTCTGGTATTCTTTCCGTTAAAGACAGTTTGTCCGGTCCGGTGGGAATCGTTTCTTATGCTGGGATCAGTTTAGAGATCGGATGGGAAACGTATTTAGAGTTTGTCGCTAGGATCTCGATCGCTTTGATGATTATGAATTTACTTCCCATTCCGATGGCGGACGGTGGACATATCGTATTGTATGCGTATGAAGCGATTACTGGAAGACCACTTCCTGGAAAAGTAATTGAGTCCATCTTTAGAATCGGATTTTTATTCTTACTGGGGCTTGGACTCTACGTCACCTTCAACGATGTAATGCGAATTTTCTAA
- a CDS encoding adenylate/guanylate cyclase domain-containing protein has protein sequence MSEKKIKITPLHILSLLLGIMGILFISFTAFLPNFSLNTEFLLGGFTLLLISSYPIYKFLEVNTADKQKSGSIWLAVVVSLVMFFLYQVFTPLAELEESSVSWRFTLLRAGVNKSEKESEEGTIEYTRYNPPPGARQDIQIIGITTTSLEKLQGKWPLPWKYYANIIDIFKNTSNQLMFDIFFVDYKPGQTEEMAQALAKNPQVMFDYPMETSLESKSSILNLEKRIEILRKFKLENVEDPGDAGRTWLKFPQPPIEPVAEKASGLGFANIKKDESGLNRRMPLVAKLMNAGPLRETEYYPSIDLIIACNYLGVDVKKDVEVVMGKHVKIKNIPQKTLTHFDRKTLKMETKDIMNRPNETREVIIPIDADGQMQINFPGGLYSFRAHEIFEAATEWNEETASQFQNTIFLVAMYYATGAGAAKDTHLSPFGDMSGIEHHAAAINTILNQDFLFELPLWGEFLIIIFVGMLAGVVQPRLKTWLAFLFFLAIAFIYSVGTLINFSEFNLVHLYPTVILEQLFIFIGLIGFRILTEEENVKYIRSTFSKFVSKDVVDELLKNPDNLNLGGSKRDITIFFSDIRGFTTMSEKMGPEELVQFLNQYLSEMTEIIIEFKGTIDKYMGDAIMAFWGAPVPLEDHAYYGCAAGLAQMRRLATLKEEWKSLDLPQMDIGIGLNSGPAVVGNMGSSHRMDYTCMGDTINLGSRLEGTNKEYGTHIIISEYTYEKVKDRVIARELDLIKVKGKTQPVRIYELLDLVNEEDLKLLRKPLQAN, from the coding sequence ATGAGCGAAAAAAAAATTAAGATCACTCCACTCCACATACTGTCATTGTTGCTGGGGATAATGGGGATTCTATTCATATCATTTACCGCATTTTTACCTAACTTTTCGCTCAACACCGAATTCTTGCTAGGTGGATTTACGCTACTGTTGATCAGTTCATATCCAATTTATAAATTTTTAGAAGTAAACACAGCGGATAAACAAAAGTCGGGCAGTATCTGGTTGGCCGTAGTAGTATCGCTTGTGATGTTCTTTCTTTATCAGGTATTTACGCCGCTTGCAGAATTGGAAGAATCTTCCGTGTCCTGGAGATTTACATTGCTCAGGGCGGGAGTGAATAAGAGCGAAAAAGAATCCGAAGAGGGAACGATCGAATATACACGATATAATCCCCCGCCAGGAGCGAGACAGGATATACAAATAATAGGAATTACAACAACGTCCTTGGAGAAGTTACAAGGGAAATGGCCGTTACCTTGGAAATATTATGCAAATATAATAGATATATTTAAGAATACATCGAATCAGTTGATGTTCGATATTTTTTTTGTAGATTATAAGCCGGGGCAAACTGAAGAAATGGCGCAAGCCTTGGCAAAAAATCCGCAGGTAATGTTCGATTATCCGATGGAAACGAGTTTAGAATCCAAGAGTTCCATATTAAATTTAGAAAAACGGATTGAAATACTAAGAAAATTTAAACTGGAAAACGTAGAAGATCCGGGAGACGCAGGACGAACTTGGTTGAAATTCCCGCAACCACCGATTGAACCAGTGGCAGAAAAAGCTTCAGGATTAGGATTTGCGAATATTAAAAAAGATGAAAGTGGGCTCAATCGAAGAATGCCATTGGTTGCAAAGTTAATGAACGCAGGGCCGTTAAGAGAAACGGAATATTATCCATCCATTGATTTGATCATAGCGTGTAATTATCTAGGAGTCGACGTAAAAAAAGACGTGGAAGTGGTAATGGGAAAACATGTCAAAATCAAAAATATACCACAAAAAACACTGACTCATTTCGATCGAAAAACCTTGAAGATGGAAACCAAGGATATTATGAATCGACCGAATGAAACGAGGGAGGTCATTATACCGATCGACGCAGATGGACAGATGCAGATTAATTTTCCAGGAGGGCTTTATTCATTTAGGGCGCATGAGATATTTGAAGCGGCAACGGAATGGAACGAAGAAACGGCATCTCAGTTTCAAAACACAATCTTTTTAGTGGCAATGTATTATGCGACTGGAGCGGGAGCAGCCAAGGATACGCACTTGTCACCATTTGGAGATATGTCTGGGATAGAACACCACGCCGCGGCGATCAATACCATACTCAATCAGGATTTTCTATTTGAGTTACCTTTGTGGGGAGAATTTTTGATCATAATCTTCGTAGGAATGTTGGCGGGGGTTGTACAACCTAGGCTAAAGACATGGTTAGCGTTTCTATTTTTCTTAGCGATTGCGTTTATATATTCGGTCGGAACATTAATTAATTTTTCCGAATTCAATTTAGTACATTTATATCCTACGGTGATATTAGAGCAGCTATTTATATTTATTGGTTTAATAGGATTTAGGATATTAACGGAAGAGGAAAACGTAAAGTATATCCGAAGTACATTTTCCAAGTTCGTATCCAAAGACGTAGTGGATGAGTTGCTGAAAAATCCGGATAACTTGAATTTAGGAGGATCTAAACGAGACATCACAATATTCTTTTCTGATATACGAGGATTTACTACGATGTCGGAAAAAATGGGGCCGGAAGAGTTGGTTCAATTTTTGAATCAATACTTATCCGAGATGACCGAGATCATTATTGAGTTTAAGGGAACGATTGATAAATACATGGGGGATGCGATCATGGCATTCTGGGGAGCGCCTGTGCCGTTAGAGGATCATGCCTACTATGGATGTGCGGCTGGGTTGGCTCAGATGAGAAGGCTCGCGACATTAAAAGAAGAGTGGAAAAGTTTAGATCTTCCACAAATGGATATAGGAATCGGATTAAATTCAGGACCGGCGGTAGTAGGAAATATGGGGAGTTCTCACAGAATGGATTATACATGTATGGGAGACACGATCAACCTTGGGTCCAGGTTGGAAGGAACCAATAAAGAATACGGAACTCATATAATCATCTCAGAATACACTTATGAAAAGGTAAAGGACAGAGTTATCGCAAGAGAACTGGACTTAATTAAAGTGAAAGGAAAAACTCAACCCGTTCGGATCTATGAGTTATTGGATTTAGTGAACGAAGAAGACCTAAAACTATTGAGAAAACCTTTGCAGGCGAACTGA